A segment of the Triticum urartu cultivar G1812 chromosome 1, Tu2.1, whole genome shotgun sequence genome:
TGCTGTGATTTTTACTGCTGCGCTGTTGCAATTGTGGTGTGTCGATTGTTCCTTCTGTAGCGCAAGATCTGGTTGCTAGTACTGAATTACAGAACGAAGTTTCCAGAATTCAGTCTGCATTTCGGACACTGTAGATTTGCCTTTCTTGAACGGGTCTGCGACGTGAACTATCTATAATGACTGAATCATGTGGTTCGTGTCGGTAACCAGGAAAGGCCATTTGCTCTATTTCCAAACATCACTGTGGAAATGTTTTCATTGGATGAAATATTAGCAGCAATAACATTTTCAAACCTAGGAACACTTCATCTTGGTTTTCATTGGACGTTAAGCATACCACTGTGATGTTCTAGAATATGAGAGTTCACATCATCTTCAAACCTGGGAACATCAGTTGGTTACTTGATGCGCTTACAACAGTGTGTTAGAGCCAGATCCTGCAAGAGCCAGATCCTGTTAGAGCCAGATCCCTCATGGTTGAAAAATCATTTATACACGGAAATAAACCTGCTAATGCCACCAAAAATTGACACTTCTGTTTAAAGTATACATGTACAACGGTAATAGAAAAGAAATGAAAAATTACTATCAAGTATGTGCAGTGAGATGACTGAAGCATCACAGAGATGGCATGTTCCCTTGAAAAGCTCTGATTCACAGCATCCCAGTCCGGCACAGAGTAGAGACCTTACCATGCTTTTCAAGGCATACAATACATCATTTCAGATTGCTGTCATTGAGAGAATGGAACACCGGAGTCGTCCGATGATGGCATTAGCAGGTTTATTTCCGTGTATAAATGATTTTTCAACCATGAGGGGAGGTGTCAAGGGAACAGTGAATAACCTGTAGCGAGCAATGACCTGTGAACCGTAGAATCCTAAATAAGTCAACTCCAGTAAGCAATGGAAATGGGAGGACTGGTGAGGCGTTGGGTCAAGTGTTCTGAATTATCTTCAGATGTCCAAAATGGTTCACATGAAGAATACTCCCTCCGATCTAGTCTGTGCTTAGAAGACAccttacatagtactccctccgtctcataatgtaAGAACGTCACAAATCAATCATTCTGCAGAACAGCAGTGCAGCAAGTATAGGAAGTTGGATTGACGTCCAGAGCGAATTAGTGACCGCTCTTGTCCAGTAGACAGATTACAGCATTTCAATACATTCTTTCTAGAAGCAGCGAGGCAAATGCCGGGCAATGTGTGAGGGCGACGATAACACGCAGTTCTTCCACGCCAGTGCCTTGCGCCGTTTGGGTCCTGGACGTTGGCGCCTTGGCAGGGTGCAGGTTGTCACGGGAGCTCCTAATTGGCGCTTCAGGTGTGAGCTCGCCCGTTGGCGCTCACGggcactgggccggcccattaagcGCGAATTCCTGCTCGAATGCTTGGTCGCAGTTAGATCGCTCCTCTCGATTTCTTTTCTGCTCGCTCGTTCATTTTTCTGTTGACCATTGGTCAGTGAGACCATTTACTAATAAAGAAAGAAAACAATTCCACAGTTTTAAAAAAGTTCAAGAATTTGGGAAAATTTATGAAAAATAAGTTCACCCCAATTTTAAAATTTTCATCGATTTTTGGAAAAAATcaacaattttgaaaaatgttcatagaatttgaaaaaaagttcatcataTTTTTAAAACTTAAgaaaaattgaaaaaagttcatctaatttaataaaatgttcatcaattttgaaataATAATCATGAATTAAAGAAAAAAACGCATTTAAGAAAACAAAAAAGTAAAAGAACAAGAATATAGGGTTGTTGCTGAAGACGTTCCTAAAAAAAGTTATTGGTCGCCAAATTATAGGATTGTTGCTGAAGACGTTCTTAATCATTATGCTATTTGTAAGCATCAACCAATCGAAAATCCTTTTTTTGTGTGGATATAACCAATCGAAAATCCTAGTCCTTCACATAGAATTTCAGCATGTCATGCCCATTTGAATTTGACAAAGAAAGATGGTACGTTGGGTATATGTTAAGGAAAAAGCAACCAGTCGGAGAAACTACGCGCAAATGAAATTCAAGAACCGAAGTTTGGGTCCCCTATACTCTCTACAGATCACAGCAATATTTGAACAAAATAAAGGAGGAAACACAGAACGCTGGCGCCTCAATTCGAGAATCGGCCTGCCACCCCAGCAATCGGCTCCTCTCGCCACGTCAGCGATCCGCGGCATCTCTCTCGCGGATCCCCATCATGACCGTCCACTGCATCCGCATCGAACGGCAGGCACGCGCCTCCTCCGACCTCTCGTCCCCGTTAAAATCCCCTTCGCCCCTTCTTCCAATCCCCGCACCAATCACCACCACTCCTCCAATCCGACAATTTCTCGCAGCTCGAACCAAGGCGAGTTCGTCGGCGACCATGTCCGGGCGCGGCAAGGGAGGCAAGGGGCTCGGCAAGGGCGGCGCCAAGCGCCACAGGAAGGTGCTCCGCGACAACATCCAgggcatcaccaagccggcgatCCGGCGCCTCGCTCGGAGGGGCGGCGTGAAGCGCATCTCGGGGCTCATCTACGAGGAGACCCGCGGCGTCCTCAAGATCTTCCTCGAGAACGTCATCCGCGACGCCGTCACCTACACCGAGCACGCACGCCGCAAGACCGTCACCGCCATGGACGTCGTCTACGCGCTCAAGCGCCAGGGCCGCACCCTCTACGGCTTCGGCGGATAGGCCCCTCGTGGTCGTCAATCTTCGTTGCCCCCCTGCAGATTCCTAAAGCTCGATGAGAACCTGACTTGTTTAGTTCGCTATTTCCCCTGTAGTTCCAAGTGAATCATGAAACAAAGCTATTCGCATCTGGAGTTTGGAAATTGTACTTGTCTTTGTGCAAATAAACTGTTTGTGATTTTGTCTCGCTGGTTATCTCTGTCATGTACGATTGTTGTTTCTTCTCTGATGTTAAATTTTGTGCGCTTGGGAGTAAGATTTGTTTGCCATCCTCTTACAAGGACCAGGAACATCATCTGCTCTGTATCTGCTATTTCTTCTGATGCATTTGTATTAGGAACCATTTATAATCATTCCATGTTGCAACGATGTGTGTAATTGAGATTGGGTTTAGTCTGCATTTCATACATCGATTTCTGGATTGATTTGCTATGTCATTTACTCTGCAAATCATCATGCTGTTCTTGTTAATAAGAAATGTCACCTGCtctgtttctgtttttttttgttACTATAGTAATACTTCATCTGATGCATTATACATTTTGGCAGTGGCTGCAACAACTTAATCCTTCAGTTTTTTTACTAGCTTATCAGCATAATTCTCCATATTCATTTTGCTAATCTCATATGATGTACGACAGTAGGGAAGTTTGGTGAATTACTTCTGACTTGATGTGCTTACACCACTGCCTTACATGCTTTGAGACAAAATAACTCTGCAGTTCTTACTTGAGGCCTGCAAAAGTCTGTATCAACAGGTTTAAAAACAGTAGAGAACAATGACCTGTGAATCCTTGAATCCTAAAAAAGTGATCTCCAGTAGCGATGAAAAATGAGAATAACAGAATGCATTGCATTCAAGCAAGTTTCCTGTAGACTCTTCATATCTCAAGAACAGTTTGGATGAAGGAATAATAATTTGTCATTGGAGGACATGCTACAGCAAGTTGAATTGATATATAAAAGAAGTCTGTTCCTTGCAGAATAACTGAAGACAACCATTGTTATTTTGATAGGCAAAATTCCATAGGCACATTACAATATTTCAATACATTCTTCCTTTGACACATTCCCAGGTTTGGACACCCTCCCACATGAACAATCTCAGGTCTTAGGAACACCTCTTATGAAACCGAACACTTGATACAAGGAGGAGATGACACAATAAAAACTGAAGGCAAGGTACACACACAAATGCTGAAGTGCACAATAAAATGACCCTCTAATTTTGTAAAATAAATACAATCAGAATTTGACACTCCTGCTAAAATTATGCACAATCATATTGGTGGAGAGAAGTAACAAAAATCACTATCAAATATGGGCAACAAGAAGACTGAAATTTTATAGGTGGAGAAAAGGATGAAACAACAAAGGTGAGCATTGTTCCATGCACACCCACATGGATAATAAATTCGAAAACAATACTAGGAAAATTTTAGAACATCTGAAATTTTGAGGTATCAAACTTGGTTGACCATTCTACTGACATGTAAAATTTCGTGAAGTATTGACACCCGTGGTACTCTTAGTGAAGAAAATACAATTGAGACTTTACTATTCATCAAAGAGTGTTTTCTAACATAACTTCGATCTTGTCATTTTTGACCCAAATACCACTAAGGCCATCTCTTTGTGAAACTTCATACGCAATTATACCGGTCGACTATGCGTGTTATAAAATGTTTTCTagttttttttttattttttctagtTTTTTCCCCAAGTTTACTATGGCATGGAACCAAGTTCACCAAATCCGCGTCCAAGAAAAGGAGTATCAAGTTCTTGGTGTTGTGTTTACTTGATTCACATAATCCAGTACCAAGTAGCGTAACTGTGCTTTTCAAGGTGTACACGTCACATCTGTTCTGAACTTTAGATTGTTGTCATAGAGCAAGAGGAATTCCGAGTAGTCAGATGAGGACTGTACTACATTTAATCTTGATAGTAGGCGTTTCTCGTGCTTATAGGCGTAACCAGTATGATTGCAACACTCGCGGAAGTGCAACAGTGTCCGCTTTTTTGAAGAAAACCCCAAACCGACAGCTTAGTATTCTTCTTTATACCTTGCAGAAGTCTAAATTATGTCCTTTAATATTGATTCATGTGTAATCAGATGTCAAGATGTAAATATCAGCAGCCAATATTGTCCTGCAACTGGTTCTAAAAAAAATTTGTCCTGCAACTTAAACTAAAGTGTCCAGTTCATTTTCTTTTTTCGCAAAGCTTGCATATCATTTTATTGATAAAAGGGTAGAAGAAAGTACATGTTTGGTTACACCACACATAATGATGGTGCCAATTCTGGAGGCGTCGGCTCTTTCCCAACATCGCGCGTCGTCCTGGATAGTTTGCAACACGCGAGTGGCGGATGGTCGAGATTTTTCGAAGATACAAGCATTGCGGTGGCAAAGGTGTCAGGCCAAGAGTACGATGATCGAGGATAAACCTCGGCGCACGGAGGTTGGCGCTTGGGAGCAAGAAGACGCCCACAAGTCTACAAAGGGGGTCGTCGGACATGGGGGAGATGTCGTCGACTGACACCAAGCAAGAACTCATGTCA
Coding sequences within it:
- the LOC125532940 gene encoding uncharacterized protein LOC125532940, whose translation is MSGRGKGGKGLGKGGAKRHRKVLRDNIQGITKPAIRRLARRGGVKRISGLIYEETRGVLKIFLENVIRDAVTYTEHARRKTVTAMDVVYALKRQGRTLYGFGEQQCSKSQQYLNKIKEETQNAGASIRESACHPSNRLLSPRQRSAASLSRIPIMTVHCIRIERQARASSDLSSPLKSPSPLLPIPAPITTTPPIRQFLAARTKASSSATMSGRGKGGKGLGKGGAKRHRKVLRDNIQGITKPAIRRLARRGGVKRISGLIYEETRGVLKIFLENVIRDAVTYTEHARRKTVTAMDVVYALKRQGRTLYGFGG